A window of Epinephelus fuscoguttatus linkage group LG24, E.fuscoguttatus.final_Chr_v1 contains these coding sequences:
- the LOC125884853 gene encoding putative claudin-24, whose protein sequence is MDPSIHALELLGVFFSGGAWLCSLATTLLSTWLTLSTDLLPTESYELGLWETCVVQEHGSLMCRPYDSLLGLPPDIKLARILMCVTLAAGLLGLLLAIPGLHVVNSCHDQLEDLRCKRALKMAGGTLCLAAGILGLIPVSYIAHMAVLRFYDESMPEVVPRWEFGDALFCGWTAGVLHLVAGTLLLSSCLCLQRENCNAPVHVPLVRVREQPGQPPIKIKSEYV, encoded by the coding sequence ATGGACCCAAGCATTCACGCTCTGGAGCTGTTGGGGGTCTTCTTCTCTGGGGGAGCCTGGCTCTGCTCACTGGCCACCACCCTGCTGTCCACCTGGCTCACGCTCTCCACCGACCTGCTCCCCACCGAGAGCTATGAGCTGGGGCTGTGGGAGACCTGCGTAGTGCAGGAGCACGGGTCGCTGATGTGCCGCCCCTACGACAGCCTCCTGGGCCTGCCGCCGGACATCAAGCTGGCCCGGATCCTCATGTGCGTGACGCTGGCCGCCGGGCTGCTCGGACTCCTGCTGGCCATCCCCGGCTTGCACGTGGTCAACAGCTGCCACGACCAGCTGGAGGACCTCCGCTGCAAGAGGGCGCTGAAGATGGCGGGGGGCACGCTGTGCCTGGCGGCCGGGATCCTGGGGCTCATCCCAGTCTCGTACATCGCCCACATGGCGGTGCTGCGGTTCTACGACGAGTCGATGCCGGAGGTGGTGCCGCGCTGGGAGTTCGGGGACGCTCTGTTCTGCGGCTGGACAGCGGGAGTTCTTCACCTGGTGGCAGGGACGCTGCTGCTGtcttcctgtttgtgtctgcagaGGGAGAACTGTAACGCGCCCGTCCACGTCCCTCTGGTGAGGGTGAGGGAGCAGCCAGGACAGCCCCCCATCAAGATCAAATCTGAGTACGTCTGA